One region of Fusobacterium periodonticum 1_1_41FAA genomic DNA includes:
- a CDS encoding undecaprenyl-diphosphate phosphatase, with product MNALILVIILAVVEGITEFLPVSSTGHMILVNKLIGGEYLSPTFTNSFLIIIQLGAIFSVVVYFWKDLTPFVETKEKFVLRFRLWLKIIVGVLPAMVIGLFLDDIIDKYFMDNVTTIAITLIVYGVIFIAIEVIYKLKNIKSKVRNFNNLKYSTAFLIGFFQCLAMIPGTSRSGATIIGALLLGLSRPLAAEFSFYLAIPTMFGATALKLLKNGLVFTEREWSYLALGSAIAFVVAYIVIKWFMDFIKKRSFASFGLYRIILGIIVLILLR from the coding sequence ATGAATGCATTAATATTAGTTATAATTCTTGCAGTAGTTGAAGGTATTACAGAGTTTTTACCTGTCAGCAGTACAGGACACATGATATTAGTAAATAAGTTGATAGGAGGAGAATATTTATCTCCAACTTTTACTAATAGCTTTTTAATAATTATACAATTGGGAGCAATATTTTCAGTTGTAGTTTATTTTTGGAAAGATTTGACACCTTTTGTAGAAACTAAAGAGAAATTTGTTTTAAGATTTAGATTATGGCTTAAAATTATAGTTGGTGTTTTACCAGCAATGGTTATAGGACTATTTTTAGATGACATAATAGATAAATATTTTATGGATAATGTAACAACAATAGCTATAACTTTAATAGTCTATGGAGTTATTTTTATAGCCATAGAAGTTATATACAAACTAAAAAATATTAAATCAAAAGTTAGAAATTTTAATAATTTAAAATATAGCACAGCATTTTTAATAGGTTTTTTCCAATGTCTAGCTATGATACCAGGAACATCAAGATCAGGAGCAACAATAATAGGAGCCTTACTTTTAGGATTATCAAGACCTTTGGCTGCTGAATTTTCATTCTATTTAGCTATACCAACAATGTTTGGAGCAACAGCTTTAAAGTTACTAAAAAATGGTTTAGTTTTTACAGAAAGAGAGTGGTCTTATTTAGCTTTAGGTTCAGCAATAGCCTTTGTGGTTGCCTATATTGTTATAAAATGGTTTATGGACTTTATTAAAAAAAGAAGTTTTGCTTCTTTTGGACTATATAGAATCATACTAGGGATTATAGTTCTTATCTTACTTAGATAA
- the fplA gene encoding autotransporter phospholipase A1 FplA, translating to MKKIIFLTYIFLIFNFAYAEEIRLKTKEDVEIEKMEEQIKNLQDKIENTKKLKSAKDNKNLKIALVLSGGGVKGYAHLGVLRVLERENIKIDYITGTSIGALIGTLYSIGYSIDEIEKFLDDINVSSFLETVTDNTNLSLEKKESLKKYSAYLSFDNELNFSFPKGLKGTGEEYLILKKILGKYEYMDSFDNFPIPLRIVATNLNTGETKAFSKGDVAKVLIASMAIPSIFEPMKIDGEIYVDGLVSRNLPVEEAYEMGADIVIASDIGAPVVEKDDYNILSVMSQANTIQASNITKVSREKASILISPDIKDISAIASSKKEELMKLGKVAAEKEIDKIRLLTKNDNEKKKEKFVNDNDVKIIINKIEYSEKFSNNTIIVLNDIFKSLLNKPITKKEIDKKIIDIYSSKYMDKVYYTIDDNTLIIDGEKPHSNRVGLGFNYLTGHGTTFNIGSDLFFNGKFKNSIDLNLKFGDYLGTDLATLSYYGIKNRFGFLTNIGYDENPFFLYDNRKKIAKFISREAYFKLGLFTQPTNNTMFSYGLLSKFSSLKQDTGGNETKSLEYSENSTKTYLSYKYNSLDSITNPMKGVKADFNYTFSSSFGKSKSNLYGPAFTLKAYAPITPKFSFIYGLNYSSLRGDNIRADRRIKLGGIYTNMDTNDFEFYGFNYQEKQVKDLISLTLGFKHKIVYSLYFSTKFNIATFNEENFMQNNRTRMWKDYSQGLAFSLSYDSPIGPIEFSISSDLKNKKPIGSISIGYKFD from the coding sequence ATGAAAAAAATAATTTTCTTAACATATATATTTTTAATTTTTAATTTTGCTTATGCTGAAGAAATTCGATTAAAAACAAAAGAAGATGTTGAAATTGAAAAAATGGAAGAGCAGATAAAAAATTTACAAGATAAAATAGAAAATACAAAAAAATTAAAATCAGCTAAGGACAATAAGAATTTAAAAATTGCCTTAGTTTTAAGTGGTGGTGGAGTAAAAGGTTATGCCCACTTAGGAGTCTTAAGAGTTCTTGAAAGAGAAAATATAAAAATAGACTATATCACTGGTACTAGTATAGGAGCTTTGATTGGAACTCTTTATTCTATTGGTTATTCTATTGATGAAATTGAAAAATTTTTAGACGATATCAATGTTAGTAGTTTTTTGGAAACTGTTACTGATAACACTAATCTATCTTTAGAGAAAAAAGAAAGTTTAAAAAAATATAGTGCCTATCTTAGCTTTGACAATGAGTTAAATTTTTCATTTCCTAAGGGTTTAAAAGGAACTGGAGAAGAATATTTAATTTTAAAAAAGATATTAGGAAAATATGAATACATGGATAGTTTTGATAATTTCCCTATACCTTTAAGAATAGTAGCGACTAACTTAAATACAGGAGAAACTAAGGCTTTTTCTAAGGGTGATGTTGCTAAAGTTTTAATAGCTTCTATGGCTATTCCTTCTATTTTTGAGCCTATGAAAATAGATGGTGAAATATATGTTGATGGTCTTGTAAGCAGAAACTTACCGGTTGAAGAAGCTTATGAAATGGGTGCAGATATCGTTATCGCATCTGATATAGGAGCTCCTGTTGTGGAAAAAGATGATTATAATATCTTGAGTGTTATGAGCCAAGCAAATACTATACAAGCTTCTAATATAACTAAAGTTTCAAGAGAAAAAGCATCAATTTTAATAAGTCCTGATATTAAGGATATCTCTGCTATAGCTTCATCAAAAAAGGAAGAGTTGATGAAACTTGGTAAAGTTGCAGCAGAAAAAGAAATAGATAAAATTAGATTGTTAACTAAGAATGATAATGAAAAGAAAAAAGAAAAGTTTGTTAATGATAATGATGTTAAAATTATTATAAATAAAATAGAATATAGTGAAAAATTTAGTAATAATACCATTATAGTTTTAAATGATATTTTTAAATCTCTTTTAAATAAACCTATCACTAAAAAAGAAATAGATAAAAAGATTATTGATATTTACAGTTCCAAATATATGGATAAAGTTTATTACACTATCGATGACAATACTTTAATTATAGATGGTGAAAAACCTCATTCAAATAGGGTCGGTCTAGGATTTAACTATTTAACAGGTCATGGTACAACTTTTAATATAGGTTCTGATTTATTTTTTAATGGTAAATTTAAGAATAGTATTGACTTAAACTTAAAATTTGGAGATTATTTAGGTACTGATCTTGCCACTCTTTCATACTATGGTATAAAAAATAGATTTGGTTTCCTTACAAATATTGGTTATGATGAAAATCCCTTCTTCCTATATGACAATAGAAAAAAAATTGCTAAATTCATAAGTAGAGAAGCATATTTTAAACTAGGACTTTTTACTCAACCAACAAATAATACTATGTTTTCTTATGGACTTTTATCTAAGTTTTCTAGTTTAAAACAAGATACTGGTGGAAATGAAACAAAATCATTAGAATATTCTGAAAATTCTACTAAAACTTATTTAAGCTATAAATATAATAGTTTAGACTCTATAACTAATCCTATGAAAGGAGTTAAAGCTGATTTTAACTACACTTTTTCAAGTTCTTTTGGAAAATCAAAGTCTAATTTATATGGACCAGCCTTTACTCTAAAAGCTTATGCTCCTATAACTCCTAAATTTTCTTTTATCTATGGTTTAAATTATTCTAGTCTTAGAGGAGATAATATAAGGGCTGATAGAAGAATAAAACTTGGTGGAATCTACACAAATATGGATACTAATGACTTTGAATTCTATGGTTTTAACTATCAAGAAAAACAGGTTAAAGACTTAATTAGTTTGACTCTAGGCTTCAAGCATAAAATAGTATACTCATTGTATTTTAGTACTAAATTTAATATTGCAACATTTAATGAAGAGAATTTTATGCAAAATAATAGAACTAGAATGTGGAAAGACTATTCTCAAGGTTTAGCTTTTTCTTTAAGTTATGATTCACCCATAGGACCTATTGAATTTTCTATATCTTCTGATTTGAAGAACAAAAAGCCTATTGGAAGCATATCTATTGGTTATAAATTTGATTAA
- a CDS encoding sulfite exporter TauE/SafE family protein, translated as MFQDFDVMKFLILAVFCFIASVVDAISGGGGLISLPAYFAVGFPPHIALGTNKLSAFLSTFASAFKFWKAKKINVEIVSKLFAFSLAGAVLGVKTAVSIDTKYFKPISFAILILVFLYALKNKSMGEVNYYKGTTPKTLLLGKLMAFGLGFYDGFLGPGTAAFLMFCLIKIFKLDFSSASGNTKILNLSSNFASLVVFGFLGKLNWLYGIPIALVMTVGAIIGARLAILKGNKFIKPVFLVVTIVLILKMSVEIFF; from the coding sequence ATGTTTCAGGATTTTGATGTTATGAAATTTTTAATTCTTGCAGTTTTTTGTTTTATTGCATCTGTTGTAGATGCGATTTCTGGTGGTGGAGGTCTTATTTCCTTACCAGCATATTTTGCAGTAGGTTTTCCACCTCATATAGCTTTAGGAACTAATAAACTATCTGCTTTTTTATCTACTTTTGCTAGTGCTTTTAAATTCTGGAAAGCTAAAAAAATAAATGTGGAAATTGTATCAAAATTATTTGCTTTTTCTCTTGCTGGTGCTGTTTTAGGAGTTAAAACTGCTGTTTCTATAGATACCAAATACTTTAAACCTATTTCTTTTGCTATCTTAATCTTAGTTTTTCTCTATGCTTTAAAGAACAAGTCTATGGGTGAGGTTAATTACTATAAAGGGACTACTCCAAAAACTCTTTTACTTGGGAAGTTAATGGCATTTGGTTTAGGTTTCTATGATGGTTTCTTAGGCCCAGGTACAGCAGCATTTTTAATGTTCTGTCTTATTAAAATTTTTAAATTAGATTTTTCTTCAGCAAGTGGAAATACTAAAATTCTAAATCTTTCAAGTAACTTTGCAAGTTTAGTTGTCTTTGGTTTTTTAGGAAAATTAAACTGGCTTTATGGTATACCTATTGCTCTTGTTATGACTGTCGGAGCTATTATTGGTGCAAGACTTGCAATACTAAAAGGAAATAAATTTATTAAACCTGTATTCCTTGTAGTAACTATAGTTTTAATATTAAAAATGTCTGTGGAAATATTCTTTTAA
- the rfaD gene encoding ADP-glyceromanno-heptose 6-epimerase: MIIVTGGAGMIGSAFVWKLNEMGIKDILIVDKLRTEDKWLNIRKREYYDWVDKENLQEWLSCKENADKIEAVIHMGACSATTEKDGDFLMDNNYAYTKFLWNFCAEKNIKYIYASSAATYGMGELGYNDDVSPEELQKLRPLNKYGYSKKIFDDWAFKQKSQPKQWNGLKFFNVYGPQEYHKGRMASMIFHTYNQYMENGYVKLFKSYKEGFKDGEQLRDFVYVKDVVDIMYFMLTNDVESGIYNIGTGKARSFMDLSMATMRAASHNDNLDKNEVVKLIEMPEDLQGKYQYFTEAKINKLREIGYTKEMHSLEEGVKDYVQNYLAKEDSYL; the protein is encoded by the coding sequence ATGATAATTGTTACAGGTGGAGCTGGAATGATAGGTAGTGCTTTTGTGTGGAAGCTTAATGAAATGGGTATAAAAGATATACTAATAGTTGATAAATTAAGAACAGAAGATAAGTGGTTAAATATTAGAAAAAGAGAATACTATGATTGGGTAGATAAAGAAAATTTACAAGAATGGCTATCTTGTAAAGAAAATGCTGATAAGATAGAAGCGGTTATTCATATGGGAGCTTGTTCGGCAACAACAGAAAAAGATGGAGATTTCTTAATGGATAATAACTATGCTTATACTAAATTCTTATGGAATTTCTGTGCTGAAAAAAATATAAAATATATTTATGCCTCTTCAGCTGCAACTTATGGTATGGGTGAACTTGGATACAATGATGATGTAAGTCCAGAAGAATTACAAAAATTAAGACCTTTAAATAAATATGGTTATTCAAAGAAAATATTTGATGATTGGGCATTTAAACAAAAATCTCAACCTAAACAATGGAATGGATTGAAATTTTTTAATGTATATGGACCACAAGAATATCATAAAGGAAGAATGGCTTCTATGATATTCCACACATATAACCAATATATGGAAAATGGATATGTAAAACTTTTTAAATCATATAAAGAAGGATTTAAAGATGGAGAACAATTAAGAGATTTTGTCTATGTAAAAGATGTTGTAGATATAATGTATTTTATGTTAACTAATGATGTTGAATCAGGGATATATAACATAGGCACAGGTAAGGCAAGAAGTTTTATGGATTTATCTATGGCAACAATGAGAGCAGCATCTCACAATGATAATTTAGATAAGAATGAAGTTGTAAAATTAATTGAAATGCCTGAAGATTTACAAGGAAAATACCAATATTTTACAGAAGCAAAAATAAATAAATTAAGAGAAATAGGATATACAAAAGAAATGCATAGTCTTGAAGAAGGAGTTAAAGACTATGTTCAAAATTATTTAGCTAAAGAAGATTCTTATCTATAA